In Candidatus Omnitrophota bacterium, a single genomic region encodes these proteins:
- a CDS encoding UbiA family prenyltransferase, with amino-acid sequence MLIKIYRIKDWTHFLGLILLGYFLNKPFLFPHLLSKIIISGLLLAFAFSWNEFFDRKLPKRKILLSIIPLFPIPFLMNFLNPKTKIFILLFFLIALLYSLPPVRLKSHPFIGTFCNAFGFSMLFLIGINNLENKLILPIYSGLLCLLFVAQLIHELAHLSQDKSEKILTTALFLGEKKIKILIISFLILAFISFCKFSFIIAGFLFLLTFHIAILLTKKEINYSSLRTLHCY; translated from the coding sequence ATGCTTATTAAGATTTATCGCATCAAAGATTGGACGCATTTTTTAGGTCTTATTCTATTAGGATATTTCTTAAATAAGCCTTTTTTATTTCCCCATCTATTGAGCAAAATCATTATTTCTGGCTTGCTCCTTGCCTTTGCTTTCTCCTGGAATGAATTTTTTGACCGAAAATTACCAAAGAGAAAAATTCTTCTTTCTATAATTCCTCTATTTCCTATCCCTTTTCTTATGAATTTTCTAAATCCCAAAACTAAAATTTTTATTCTTTTATTTTTCTTAATTGCTTTACTTTATTCCCTACCTCCGGTTAGACTTAAATCCCATCCTTTCATTGGAACTTTCTGTAATGCCTTTGGCTTCTCTATGCTTTTTCTTATTGGAATAAATAATCTCGAAAATAAATTAATTTTGCCAATTTACTCTGGGCTTCTTTGTCTCTTATTTGTAGCTCAATTAATCCATGAACTGGCACATTTATCTCAAGATAAATCTGAAAAAATATTAACCACCGCTCTATTCTTAGGAGAGAAGAAAATTAAAATTCTCATAATTTCTTTTTTAATCTTAGCATTTATATCTTTTTGTAAATTTTCTTTTATAATTGCTGGCTTTTTATTTTTGTTAACCTTTCACATAGCCATTCTTCTCACTAAAAAAGAGATAAATTACTCTTCTCTCAGAACACTCCATTGCTAT
- a CDS encoding nucleotidyltransferase domain-containing protein, translating into MVHPSLSLKEEKALQEFKASLVSKYCDKLVLIELFGSKARGDYNQYSDLDILVVTENKDPVLNRKISDLAFDIGLKFNLCLSLKILDKTFFGKLENLGAFFIESIKKEGIILWKKN; encoded by the coding sequence ATGGTTCATCCATCTCTAAGTCTCAAAGAAGAAAAAGCATTGCAAGAATTTAAAGCAAGTTTAGTCTCTAAATATTGTGACAAATTGGTCTTAATTGAATTGTTTGGTTCAAAAGCAAGGGGCGATTATAATCAATACTCGGATTTGGATATTTTGGTAGTTACGGAGAATAAAGACCCTGTCCTTAACCGGAAAATAAGCGATCTTGCCTTTGATATCGGTTTAAAATTTAACCTCTGTTTATCTTTAAAAATATTGGATAAAACATTTTTTGGAAAATTAGAGAATTTAGGAGCTTTTTTTATTGAAAGCATTAAAAAAGAGGGAATAATTTTATGGAAGAAAAATTGA